In Eriocheir sinensis breed Jianghai 21 chromosome 50, ASM2467909v1, whole genome shotgun sequence, one genomic interval encodes:
- the LOC126982285 gene encoding probable protein BRICK1-A — MDREESLGRSAVCKQPQPGGPSLPSTPSARHQGDPSLPSHHNHHHQLLKSAAKMSARNQVITQQIQHDWANREYIEVITSNIKRIGDFLNSFDMSCRSKLSQLNEKLTMLERRIEYLEARVTKGETLN; from the exons ATGGATAGAGAGGAGTCCCTGGGCCGCAGTGCCGTATGTAAACAACCTCAACCAGGcggcccctcccttccctccacgccctccGCTAGGCACCAGG GTGACCCATCCCTGCcgagccaccacaaccaccaccaccagctgctaAAGAGTGCTGCCAAGATGTCTGCGCGGAACCAAGTCATCACACAGCAGATCCAACATGACTGGGCCAACCGCGAGTACATTGAG GTTATCACAAGCAACATCAAGCGCATCGGGGACTTCCTCAACAGCTTCGACATGTCCTGCCGCAGCAAACTCAGTCAGCTCAACGAGAAGCTGACGATGCTGGAGCGACGCATTGAGTACCTCGAGGCTCGCGTCACCAAGGGGGAAACACTAAACTAG